CACTTTCGgaagaagataaatttttattagatgTATACCAACATACATTTAATGATGATAAAATCAATTATGATCTCCtcttacaattaattttgcaCATCCACTTAAAGATGCCTCCTGGTTctcttttagtatttttacCAGGATATGATGATATTGTAACTATGagagaaaagataaataatgaagaaaaggaaatgaatAAGGGTTTACGCTATAATTTGTATGTACTTCATTCAAATATGCAAACATGTGATCAAAAGAAAGTATTTAAGCCAAGTCCCGTGGGATCACGGAAAATCATTCTTGCAACAAATATCGCTGAAACAAGTATCACAATTGATGATGTCGTATATGTTATTGATTCAGGAAAagttaaagaaaaatcgtTCGATGCATTATCGGGAGTGTGTACACTTAAATCTAATTGGATTTCCCAAGCTTGTGCAAAACAACGTAAAGGTAGAGCAGGGAGATGTAGAAAAGGGATTTGTTATCGGCTATTTTCGTCGGTTCGATATAATAGCATGGAGCCTTATCAAACTCCAGAAATCTTAAGATCACCACTCCAAGAACTGTGTTTGTATACAAAACATTTAGCTCCAGGAAATACACCTATCGCAGAATTTTTAGATCGAGCATTGGAACCACCTTCTAATGTAATAACAAGAAATGCAGTTCAATTATTGAAGACTATCGACGCATTAGATCCGTGGGAAGATCTCACTGAATTAGGAAGTCATTTGCTTGATTTACCAATTGAACCAAGACTAGGAAAAATGTTACTGTATGCTGTAGTTTTAAAATGCTTAGATCCTGTCTTGACTATTGTATGTAGTTTAGCATACAAGTAAGTAAGAATTTAGACTTTTAAGTATATGTTAAATAACTTGACTCAatattgaatttgaaaaatgattttcagAGATCCCTTTATATTACCCCTGCAACCATCACAAAAGAGAGCTGCAACTGCGGCTCGTAAGAGATTTGCGACTAATACATATTCCGATCATATGGCAGTTTTACGTGCTTTCCAAGGGTGGCAGAATGCACGTGCAAGCGGCAAAGAACGTACATTTTgcgaacaaaattttatttccgcTGCTGTGATGGAGATGGTAGTTGGAATGCGTACACAACTGCTTGGTCAGCTTCGTGCATCTGGATTTGTTAGAGCAAGAGGGCCAGGAGATATTAGAGACTTGAATTCTAATTCTGAAAATTGGGCCGTAGTGAAAGCAGCTCTGACTGCTGGTTTATATCCGAACCTAATAAGACTAGACAGAGAGCATTTGCAACTAAGAACACAGTACGttgcttttttaattttttcagtattatatttctatataatatagtatttatttacatttttgattGTTAATTTTGTAGGAAAGAAGTGAAAGTATCTTTCCATCCATCATCAACTTTAAGAGATTATCCCAAATCACCAAGGATGACATCCACTCAAACATACGCAGCTAATGTAGAAGCTTTGCCCTGTGATTGGTTACTTTATGAAGAAATGAGTCGTACAGGACGATTTTGTCATGTTAAAATGGTTACTCTGATCAATCCATTAACAGTAGCTTTGTTCTGCGGACCAGCAAGATTGTCCGTAGACGTAATTTATGAAGCTGAGTGTATGTGGTATCTGACAACTTAATGtagtacattttattaatatattttaatgtcatgatttttttatttatagctGTACCAGAGAGTGAATCAGATTCTGAAGTTGATGAAAGTAACGAAGGGACGATTTTTAAACTCGACGATTGGGTAGTATTTAAACTTGATCCAGAAACTGCTAGattctttttacatttaagACAAAAATGGAATGCCTTGTTCTTGAGACGTATGAAAACGCCGAATAAAGCAATGTCGCAACTTGACGAAAAGGTAGTGAGCACATTAGTAAGTGTAATTACAAATGAAGAACAGTCATGTGGATTACAACAACCATCTGGTATTGGTCAAAGACCACGCCCTTTAATTGTTGATTATTATCCTGCCAATGTTAGGAGAACAGATGACTTTGTAGAggtaatttcttaaattttctgaTATTAAATGAACACTAATATTTAgctttttgtatttatagttatattttgatttaaaatttatttccctttttttagaggagtttttaaaattgggcagaagaaaaatattttattaagtgtAATCTATAagagatattttattctcttgGTTCCTATGTGTAACTTACTATGCAATGACATAATGGCATTCctaatttgcatattttaatgAGAATTGAATAGGTTGCTTCTGAAATAGAAtaggataaaaaaaagaacgaattgTGGGTGATTACCTATAAGGATAGTCatagtattattaaaatgtttagttaataataacaaagctaataaattttattttttgttcgaAAGtctagaaataataaaaatattttatttaatcacacacacacacacatatacacacatatatatctatatatgtgtgtgcgtgttgaaattatttattaattgcatATTTCTGGTCATTTAAATTCGATGTCGTCAAACACAAATTTGATGGTGAATaggtaatattttttcttgtaaattgCATAAGATTTTGATTATACAAGTTGTTATAAAGTGTTACAGGAAAATGTTAAGTAATATAGATAGCTAAACATATAATTTCATGGCTTATCACAAGATTTGCTTTATTATGAGGGTGCTGTTTTTCTGAAATTGCTTTACATTTCCAGTTTATTGCCTAAATAGTATTAAATGAATAACAAGTAGGAATCGAAGTGTAGATCTTTGTACCttttaacgtgatatactgtttAGATATTAATCTAagagtaatttatttacattttatattgtgCATAAAGTACTTAATGCTATGATATACTATACAGAACAATGGCACTTAAGAGAAACACTAATCTGCAGCCAAAAAgatgatataaatttaatgaaataggAAATGAAACGcaatttaatactttaattatttgacacaaatattttataagcacttttatttgaaattcactGCTTACAAGTGTTTATTATCAAGTAcaaagtttatttatatttagatattttggAAGTCATAAACTACAGCAATACTGTTTGTTTTGTATACATCTAATTCGTCCAGCTAAAACATTAGGCAACagtaacatatatatgttaatGTTAACATAGTCCTTAGAATTATTGTAATACTTCAcagtgtaataataaaaacggtatatcataatatgtaaacatttctttgtttcttatatttcttatttactatatatctACAGATATATTAAATCAATGATACGTTACTTCTTGACTTACGCAATACTCagttatgaaataaataatacatattcaaattataacaTGTGTTCTAAGTACAATCCTCCTCGAGCAAAAGTACAACTTTCTAGTCGATTAGACTATTGTCCAATTCCTTTTTTGTGTACTATAAACTGGTATGAATTTATATCATGTAACCTTACAGAAGTATTATATGAagacatttaaatttcttgtttacttgaaatatatattacaatataaaaatattgaaaagagtagtattatgaaatattttattgtgttcatttttgtattaacTTGTATCAAACTTTGATCACTATAATCAGTTCATTATACAATCATAAtaatctatatacatatgtatatatatatatcgttataagtaatcgtatatatttttacgaaaaagaatatcttttctataatttttgttaaactGTAATgtggaataaattaaaataaaacaatgttatacgttttatgTCATTTTCATCGTATGTCAACTAATTATAAAGTTTTAACGAGATCTAAAGTATTTCGTTCTaaccttttattatttacacgttGCAAATCaggtataataaattaaaataaatcaattactTGTGATATGGCGATATCATTgtagttt
This Bombus pascuorum chromosome 1, iyBomPasc1.1, whole genome shotgun sequence DNA region includes the following protein-coding sequences:
- the LOC132908301 gene encoding 3'-5' RNA helicase YTHDC2-like isoform X1, whose product is MPRRNRSKKAPLIGEDTRIAVNLTLKKLLETHDQKELEFPSSYTAEERAYIHKLAYELGLKSKSRGKGTNRFLTVYKREGSTIVQADAVIKLQKASRQSIYNLLQAFPLNHKECQDLLPPIERERPPNTDVSVNTNTKAMGRLNNSVPQIPQLKTNFDVLNYRKALPIFSFREDILDALNTNQVVIIGGETGSGKTTQVPQFILEHCQQRQQPCRIICTQPRRLSAVSVAERVAFERDEKIGQTFGYQIRLESRVAPKTLLTYCTNGVLLRTLMAGDSALSTVTHVIMDEVHERDRFCDFLLIALKDAIQKHKSLKLVLMSATLDVNIFVKYFNKCAVVNVMGRSYDVDTYFLEDVLKITGYMTKEMLSKRKEFMNKKDQHKVLETWTQYKPQQSGSSTMNERCILPAPILAQQNEPVPEKIKLEPWLAEEMDKSISEAWLRGGEDNFAQLLYFILSENVSVDYQHSTTFVTPLMIAAGKGCINTTEQLLNLGANLNLRAANEWTALDWAKNMNQAECAELIEAYMKTYDCTLQDETKVHAKDVSLSEEDKFLLDVYQHTFNDDKINYDLLLQLILHIHLKMPPGSLLVFLPGYDDIVTMREKINNEEKEMNKGLRYNLYVLHSNMQTCDQKKVFKPSPVGSRKIILATNIAETSITIDDVVYVIDSGKVKEKSFDALSGVCTLKSNWISQACAKQRKGRAGRCRKGICYRLFSSVRYNSMEPYQTPEILRSPLQELCLYTKHLAPGNTPIAEFLDRALEPPSNVITRNAVQLLKTIDALDPWEDLTELGSHLLDLPIEPRLGKMLLYAVVLKCLDPVLTIVCSLAYKDPFILPLQPSQKRAATAARKRFATNTYSDHMAVLRAFQGWQNARASGKERTFCEQNFISAAVMEMVVGMRTQLLGQLRASGFVRARGPGDIRDLNSNSENWAVVKAALTAGLYPNLIRLDREHLQLRTQKEVKVSFHPSSTLRDYPKSPRMTSTQTYAANVEALPCDWLLYEEMSRTGRFCHVKMVTLINPLTVALFCGPARLSVDVIYEAESVPESESDSEVDESNEGTIFKLDDWVVFKLDPETARFFLHLRQKWNALFLRRMKTPNKAMSQLDEKVVSTLVSVITNEEQSCGLQQPSGIGQRPRPLIVDYYPANVRRTDDFVERSF
- the LOC132908301 gene encoding 3'-5' RNA helicase YTHDC2-like isoform X2, which encodes MPRRNRSKKAPLIGEDTRIAVNLTLKKLLETHDQKELEFPSSYTAEERAYIHKLAYELGLKSKSRGKGTNRFLTVYKREGSTIVQADAVIKLQKASRQSIYNLLQAFPLNHKECQDLLPPIERERPPNTDVNTNTKAMGRLNNSVPQIPQLKTNFDVLNYRKALPIFSFREDILDALNTNQVVIIGGETGSGKTTQVPQFILEHCQQRQQPCRIICTQPRRLSAVSVAERVAFERDEKIGQTFGYQIRLESRVAPKTLLTYCTNGVLLRTLMAGDSALSTVTHVIMDEVHERDRFCDFLLIALKDAIQKHKSLKLVLMSATLDVNIFVKYFNKCAVVNVMGRSYDVDTYFLEDVLKITGYMTKEMLSKRKEFMNKKDQHKVLETWTQYKPQQSGSSTMNERCILPAPILAQQNEPVPEKIKLEPWLAEEMDKSISEAWLRGGEDNFAQLLYFILSENVSVDYQHSTTFVTPLMIAAGKGCINTTEQLLNLGANLNLRAANEWTALDWAKNMNQAECAELIEAYMKTYDCTLQDETKVHAKDVSLSEEDKFLLDVYQHTFNDDKINYDLLLQLILHIHLKMPPGSLLVFLPGYDDIVTMREKINNEEKEMNKGLRYNLYVLHSNMQTCDQKKVFKPSPVGSRKIILATNIAETSITIDDVVYVIDSGKVKEKSFDALSGVCTLKSNWISQACAKQRKGRAGRCRKGICYRLFSSVRYNSMEPYQTPEILRSPLQELCLYTKHLAPGNTPIAEFLDRALEPPSNVITRNAVQLLKTIDALDPWEDLTELGSHLLDLPIEPRLGKMLLYAVVLKCLDPVLTIVCSLAYKDPFILPLQPSQKRAATAARKRFATNTYSDHMAVLRAFQGWQNARASGKERTFCEQNFISAAVMEMVVGMRTQLLGQLRASGFVRARGPGDIRDLNSNSENWAVVKAALTAGLYPNLIRLDREHLQLRTQKEVKVSFHPSSTLRDYPKSPRMTSTQTYAANVEALPCDWLLYEEMSRTGRFCHVKMVTLINPLTVALFCGPARLSVDVIYEAESVPESESDSEVDESNEGTIFKLDDWVVFKLDPETARFFLHLRQKWNALFLRRMKTPNKAMSQLDEKVVSTLVSVITNEEQSCGLQQPSGIGQRPRPLIVDYYPANVRRTDDFVERSF